The sequence CGCCGTTAATCGGCTGGTCTGCTGTTGATCCTGATCTTCACGGTGTAGCCTGGATTTTGTTTTTGTTAATCTTTATTTGGCAAACACCACACTTTCTAGCAATTGCCATGAAGAAAGAGGATGAATACCGCAACGCCAATATTCCTATGTTACCAGTTGTATATGGTGTAAAGATAACCAAACGCCAAATGCTGGTTTATATTATCTGTTTATTACCGATCCCATTTTTGTTACACGAAATAGGATTAATTTTTGTTATTTTAGCAACGCTATTAAATATCGGTTGGCTGGCCCTATCGATAAAAGGGTTATATATGAAAGATGACAAAAAATGGTCAAATCAAATGTTTATCTATTCATTACTATATTTGACTATCGTATTTCTTTCGATGATTATTATAACTTTTCCAAGTAATTTGTTATAATGAAGAAAAAATTGTCAGTCTAACTTGAATTTTTCAAGTTTTTCTAAATAATACTAAGCTTACAAAAGAAAGAGAGGGTCAAACATGAAAGATTGGATGGGAAAAATCCGAACTTTGTCCATTTTTTCCTTTTTAGTCATGGTGCTTACAGCATGTGGTAAGGATAATTTAACAGCGTTAGTACCTAAAGGGTATGGGGCAGAGCAATCCTTTAATGTCATTATTATTTCAATACTCGTTATGATTGTTGTCTTTATTGTTGTTATGGCAATCTACATTTATGTAGTATTAAAATTCCGCCGTAAAAAAGGACAAGAAGATCAAATTCCTGTGCAAACAGAAGGGAACAAAACGTTGGAGGTAGTTTGGACAGTTATTCCAATTCTGCTTTTAATTATTATCGCAGTGCCTACAATTGCTAGTACATATGATTTAGCTGATGAAGGTGAAAAAGAAGACAGTATTAATGTAAACGTTAAAGGTATGCAGTTCTGGTGGAATTTCGAATATGCAAATGAAGAAGTTCAAACAAGTCAGGAACTTTATATTCCAGTAGATCAGAAAGTTTATCTGAACATGCTATCAGGTGACGTTATTCACGCATTTTGGGTACCATCTATTTCAGGTAAGATGGATGTTAGTCCTGAAAACGAAAACACGATGTACATTCAAGCATTTGAAGAAGGTGTGTATTGGGGTAAATGTACCGAGTTTTGCGGGGATTCACACTCATTGATGGACTTTAAAATCGTAGTAGTCAGTCAAGAAGAATATGATCAGTGGATCGATGGAATGAAAAATACCGATCCTGAATACACTGCACAATCTGCATCGGCTCAGGAAGGACAGCAGCTGTTCAATAATAATTGTATTAGCTGTCATGCCATTGATGCGAGTGCAACCAATCCGGTTATCGCTCCGAACCTGGCTGATTTCGATAATCGCACGATGATTGCTGGTATAGAACATTACAGTAAAGAAGCGTTGGTTGATTGGATCATGAATCCTGGAGAAATAAAACCAGGTAACGGTATGATGGATGCAGAATATTTAGACGATGAGGGTATGAGTACAATTAGTGAAGAAGATGTTGAGAAAATTGCTGATTTCCTCATGGAATTAAAAGCTACTGACGAACCAGTAGATAGTGTGAAAGATTTTAGAGAACAAGAAGGACAGGGTAACTAAAGGGAGGTTTATTTAAATTGAGTACATTGGTAGCTACGAACAAGAAGAGCTTCGGCGCTACATTATGGGACTATTTAACAACGGTAGACCATAAGAAGATTGCTATTATGTATTTAATTGCTGGTGGTTTTTTCTTCCTTGTTGGTGGATTAGAAGCATTAGCTATTAGATGGCAATTAGTGCAGCCGATGAACGATTTTGTAAGTGCAGGTTTCTATAATGAATTAATTACGATGCACGGTACCACGATGATTTTCTTGGCAGCAATGCCGCTCATATTTGCATTTATGAATGCTGTTGTACCGTTACAAATAGGAGCTCGTGATGTTGCGTTTCCATTTTTGAATTCCTTAGGCTTCTGGTTATTCCTTTTCGGGGGAATTATGCTGAACGTAGGTTGGTTTACAGGTGGAGCTGCAGATGCTGGCTGGACAGCTTATGCACCACTGTCTACTACTTCTCCAGGTGAAGGGGTAGACTATTACGTATTAGGTCTGCAAATTTCGGGTGCAGGTACGCTAATGGGTGGTATTAACTTCTTAGTAACGATTGTTAATATGCGTGCACCAGGAATGACTTATATGCGTATGCCTCTATTCACATGGACAGCATTTGTGGCAAGCGCACTTATCCTATTCGCCTTTCCAGCATTGACTGTCGGTTTATTCCTAATGATGTTTGATCGTTTGTTTGGTGCAGGATTTTTCGAAGCAAATATGGGTGGGAATGCCGTAATCTGGCAACACTTATTCTGGATATTTGGTCACCCGGAAGTATACATTCTGGCATTACCAGCATTTGGTGTCTTTAGTGAAATTATTTCTACTTTCTCTAAAAAACGTTTGTTTGGTTATACAGCAATGGTATTTGCAACTGTACTTATCGGTTTCTTAGGATTTATGGTGTGGGCGCACCACATGTTTACAGTAGGTATGGGTCCAGCAGCTAACTCAATATTTGCAGTTGCCACTATGGCAATCGCTGTTCCAACCGGTATTAAAATCTTTAACTGGTTGTTTACACTTTGGGGTGGCTCTATTGAGATCAATACGCCAATGCTTTGGGCATTAGGCTTTATTCCAACCTTTACACTTGGTGGTATGACTGGGGTTATGGTTGCAGCGGCTTCTGCTGACTATCAGTTCCACGATACGTATTTCGTAGTCGCGCACTTCCACTATGTAATCGTTGGTGGGGTAGTATTTGCCTTGTTAGCTGGCTTACATTACTGGTGGCCAAAAATGTTTGGTACTATCTTAGATGATAAGCTTGGAAAAATTACATTCTGGTTTTTCTTCATCGGTTTCCATTTGACGTTCTTTATTCAGCATTTCCTAGGATTAATGGGTATGCCTAGACGTTATTGGACGTATTTAGAAAATCAAGGATTAGACTTAGGTAACTTAGTAAGTACAATTGGCGCCTTTTTAATGGGTGTCGGTACGATCTTCCTTTTAATCAATATTGTAAAAACTACTATGAAAAACGAAAGAGTTGGCGGTGATCCTTGGGATGCACGTACATTGGAGTGGGCTATTCCTTCACCACCACCATTTTATAACTTTAAACAGTTACCATTAGTACGTGGTTTGGATCCGCTTTGGGTTGAGAAAACAGAAGGACGTAAAGGAATGACACCTGCAGAACCGATTGGCGATATCCACATGCCAAATAATTCTTTCTTGCCATTTGTCATTTCAGTCGGATTATTTATTGCTGGCTTTGGTTTTATTTATCAAAAACATGATTTATCATGGTTAACTTTAATTTTTATCGGTATGGGTATCGCCTTAGGTGCGATGTTAACTCGTTCCGTGAAGGACGATATCGGATATCATATCCACAAGGAAGACTTACAGAAGGAGGCTGAGGAATAATGAGTGAACACGATGTACTAAATCCGAAGCATATGCCTCATAATCCTGAGAAAGCGACCTTGGAAGGGAAAAATAAATTCATCGGTTTTTGGTTCTTCCTTGGTGGTGAGTCCGTTTTATTTGCCAGTTTGTTCGGGACATATTTAGCATTGAATGACTCAACAAACGGTGGAAAAAGTTCAGAAGAGTTATTTGGTCTTGAATTGGTATTTATTATGACGATGCTTCTTCTGACTAGTTCCTTAACAAGTGTATATGCGATGTATCATATGAAAAACAATGATTTCAAGAAGATGATGGTATGGCTTGGAATTACCGTTGCACTTGGTCTCGGATTCTTGTGCTTTGAGTTGTATGAGTTTAATCATTATATTCATGAGTATGAATTTACGATGCGCTCATCAGCATTTGGTTCAGCCTTTTACACACTTGTTGGATTCCATGGTGGGCACGTAGTGTTTGGTCTATTATGGTTTATCTCGCTAATGGTTCGTAATGCTAAACGTGGCTTGAACCTGTACAATGCACCTAAGTTTTACATTGCTAGTTTATACTGGCACTTCATCGATGTTGTTTGGGTATTTATCTTCACAGTAGTTTATCTGATGGGGGTGCTGTAAACAATGACAGACAAAGTATCAGAAACAAGTCAGCAATTTGATTACGAAAAGCAGAAACGTAAAGAAGAAATGAAACAGCAAGTAATCACATTCGCTTTAATGATTGTTTTCACACTTATTTCTTTTGCAATGGTGTTGGCAGAGCTGGATCGATTATTTGTCATCCCGGTCATTTTAGTATTAGCAGCTATTCAAGTTGGCTTTCAATTGTATTACTTCATGCATATGAGCCACAAAGGCCATGAGCTCCCAGCATTAATGTTTTATGGCGGTGTATTTGCTGCATTTCTAACAATTCTTGCATTAGTTGTTCTTGTTTGGTGGTAATGTCAAAGCTTGAAGGGTACCAGAGTACCTTTCAAGCTTTTTTAACAATATGGAATGATAACGAATTGTTCATTAAATTGTTGAAAAAAAATGCTCGACTTTGTTTTATGACTGATAGAAGTCCGATATAATAAATGTAAGTTGCAAGGATAAAAAATGGAGTGATCTCAATATGTGGCAAGACATACAGATTTTTGGGTTCAGAGCATTATGGAGTCCATATTATTTACTTTTTATTGTTTTACTGGCCGTATTATATTTTTGGCTGTTTGTAAGACGAAATGATGACAAGAAAGCAAATCGAAGACAAATAACCCTTTTCTATACAGGTATTGCCTTATTGTATGTTATCAAAGGGTCTCCGATTGATTTATTGTCACACATCATGTTTACATCTCATATGATTCAGATGGCATTGTATTATTTGTTATTTCCGATTCTAATGATTCGGGGAATACCAGCATGGTTTTGGCGAAAAGTATTTAATATACCGGGTTTAAGCAGTGTATTAAGACTGTTAACCAAACCGCTTATCTCTTTACTAGTATTTAATGGGTTATTTTCTTTCTATCATATTCCAGTCATTTTTGATTTTGCTAAAGCAAATGATGTTGCACATACGTCTATTTCGTTAACCATATTATTGGCAGCATTCCTTATGTGGTGGCCTATTTATACGCCTCTTAAGGAAATGGATACGATGCAGCCATTACTGAAAATTGGTTATATTTGTGCGAATGGAATTTTGATTACACCTGCCTGTGCATTGATCATATTTGCGACAGACAGCTTATATGCGACATATGGTGCCGGGGGCAGTTGGGTACAAGCTCTTTCTTTATGTGTACCTGGAGATGTACTAACCGGTCTAAGTGGTTTATCTATCAATGGTCCGGAAATGTTTTCACCACTAGGAATAGTGGAGGATCAACAACTTGGTGGCATCGTAATGAAAATAACTCAAGAAATCATTTTCGGAAGTATTTTAGCCAAAATTTTCTTTCCGTGGTTTAGAAGTGGTGCAGATAAAGTGGATCCATTACCTAGCAACCATCACACAGGACAAATATAATTTGGGAAGGATTGGTTGGAATGCATTTGTTACCAACGCTTAGTACCTTTTTTATTATTTTGAGTGCAATTCTAGTGGCAATTGGATGGCGTCTCGTAATAAAAAAGAAATACAAGCAACATCGAAAAGTAATGATTGCTGCTGCCTATAGTGCATTGACGTTTTTCATTATCTATATGTCACGTACGGTGTTTATCGGCAATACCAGCTTTGGCGGGCCGGATGATATTAAGCTTTACTATACGATTTTCTTAATATTTCATATTTTCCTCGCCACAACAGGAGCGGTTTTTGGAGTGATTACCCTTGTTTTAGCTTTTAAACGAAATATCACGAAGCACCAAAAAATAGGCCCTGTAACAAGTATTATATGGTTTTTTACAGCAATCACAGGTGTTGCGGTTTATCTATTGCTATACGTCATCTATGACGGTGGCAAAACAACTAGTTTAATAAAGGCAATTTTAGGTACATAAAAAAGACTGAGCAACCGCTCAGTCTTTTTTTGTGCTTGTTCAATCACTAATATTTAAAAGAAGGCTCCTATAGTACCAATTATGTTAACTGACAGAAGAGGAGGGATTATTTTGAAATGATTTATTTATCACAGTGCTAACCGTCCGTAATACCCCCACTGATTGAAGT is a genomic window of Gracilibacillus salinarum containing:
- the coxB gene encoding cytochrome c oxidase subunit II — translated: MKDWMGKIRTLSIFSFLVMVLTACGKDNLTALVPKGYGAEQSFNVIIISILVMIVVFIVVMAIYIYVVLKFRRKKGQEDQIPVQTEGNKTLEVVWTVIPILLLIIIAVPTIASTYDLADEGEKEDSINVNVKGMQFWWNFEYANEEVQTSQELYIPVDQKVYLNMLSGDVIHAFWVPSISGKMDVSPENENTMYIQAFEEGVYWGKCTEFCGDSHSLMDFKIVVVSQEEYDQWIDGMKNTDPEYTAQSASAQEGQQLFNNNCISCHAIDASATNPVIAPNLADFDNRTMIAGIEHYSKEALVDWIMNPGEIKPGNGMMDAEYLDDEGMSTISEEDVEKIADFLMELKATDEPVDSVKDFREQEGQGN
- the ctaD gene encoding cytochrome c oxidase subunit I, which translates into the protein MSTLVATNKKSFGATLWDYLTTVDHKKIAIMYLIAGGFFFLVGGLEALAIRWQLVQPMNDFVSAGFYNELITMHGTTMIFLAAMPLIFAFMNAVVPLQIGARDVAFPFLNSLGFWLFLFGGIMLNVGWFTGGAADAGWTAYAPLSTTSPGEGVDYYVLGLQISGAGTLMGGINFLVTIVNMRAPGMTYMRMPLFTWTAFVASALILFAFPALTVGLFLMMFDRLFGAGFFEANMGGNAVIWQHLFWIFGHPEVYILALPAFGVFSEIISTFSKKRLFGYTAMVFATVLIGFLGFMVWAHHMFTVGMGPAANSIFAVATMAIAVPTGIKIFNWLFTLWGGSIEINTPMLWALGFIPTFTLGGMTGVMVAAASADYQFHDTYFVVAHFHYVIVGGVVFALLAGLHYWWPKMFGTILDDKLGKITFWFFFIGFHLTFFIQHFLGLMGMPRRYWTYLENQGLDLGNLVSTIGAFLMGVGTIFLLINIVKTTMKNERVGGDPWDARTLEWAIPSPPPFYNFKQLPLVRGLDPLWVEKTEGRKGMTPAEPIGDIHMPNNSFLPFVISVGLFIAGFGFIYQKHDLSWLTLIFIGMGIALGAMLTRSVKDDIGYHIHKEDLQKEAEE
- a CDS encoding cytochrome (ubi)quinol oxidase subunit III; the encoded protein is MSEHDVLNPKHMPHNPEKATLEGKNKFIGFWFFLGGESVLFASLFGTYLALNDSTNGGKSSEELFGLELVFIMTMLLLTSSLTSVYAMYHMKNNDFKKMMVWLGITVALGLGFLCFELYEFNHYIHEYEFTMRSSAFGSAFYTLVGFHGGHVVFGLLWFISLMVRNAKRGLNLYNAPKFYIASLYWHFIDVVWVFIFTVVYLMGVL
- the ctaF gene encoding cytochrome c oxidase subunit IVB translates to MTDKVSETSQQFDYEKQKRKEEMKQQVITFALMIVFTLISFAMVLAELDRLFVIPVILVLAAIQVGFQLYYFMHMSHKGHELPALMFYGGVFAAFLTILALVVLVWW
- the ctaG gene encoding cytochrome c oxidase assembly factor CtaG, with product MWQDIQIFGFRALWSPYYLLFIVLLAVLYFWLFVRRNDDKKANRRQITLFYTGIALLYVIKGSPIDLLSHIMFTSHMIQMALYYLLFPILMIRGIPAWFWRKVFNIPGLSSVLRLLTKPLISLLVFNGLFSFYHIPVIFDFAKANDVAHTSISLTILLAAFLMWWPIYTPLKEMDTMQPLLKIGYICANGILITPACALIIFATDSLYATYGAGGSWVQALSLCVPGDVLTGLSGLSINGPEMFSPLGIVEDQQLGGIVMKITQEIIFGSILAKIFFPWFRSGADKVDPLPSNHHTGQI
- a CDS encoding DUF420 domain-containing protein, with amino-acid sequence MHLLPTLSTFFIILSAILVAIGWRLVIKKKYKQHRKVMIAAAYSALTFFIIYMSRTVFIGNTSFGGPDDIKLYYTIFLIFHIFLATTGAVFGVITLVLAFKRNITKHQKIGPVTSIIWFFTAITGVAVYLLLYVIYDGGKTTSLIKAILGT